GGCGCCCACGCCGATCCGCGGTGAAGATCCTCCAGACCAATTTCCACCGCGGATGGGGCGGCCAGCCCGCCCGCATCTTGATGATGTCGCGCTCGTTGGCGGCGCGCGGTCACCAGGTGACCATTGCCGCGCCGCGCGGGTCGCTCCTGGCCGGGCGCGCCCGGGAGGCGGGCCTGCCCGTCTTCGACGCGCCCGCCTTCAGAAAGCCGAAGCTCCTGCACTCCGCGCTGCGCGACATCGCCGTCATGGCCCGCCACCTGAAATCGGAACGCTACGACCTGATCGACGCCCATGGGTCGCAGGACCTGTGGACCTGCGTCGTGGCGCGGCGGCTCGCCGGACGCACCGCGCCTCTGGTCTTCACCCGGCACAACACGAAGCGCGTGGTCGAGCACCCTGCCAACGACTGGCTGTACCGCCGGCAGGTGGACCACCTCATCGTCGCGAGCGGGAGCGTGCTGGAGCGTTATGAGCCCTTCTTCCGCTCCGGGGCCCTGAGCCGCGACCGGGTGTCGATCGTGCAGTCGGCCTACCGGTCCGATCGCTTCCACCCCGGCGTGGACGGCGGCCGGGTGCGGGCCGAGCTCGGCCTTGCCGCGGACGCGCCGCTCGTGGGGGTCGTCGGACGCCTGGTCGAGGACAAGGGGCAGGACGATTTCCTGCGGGCCGCGGCGATCGTTCTGGGGCGGAGGCCCGCGGCGCGGTTCGTCCTGGTGGGGACCGGTCCGAGCGAGGCCGCGCTCAAGGACCTCGCCGCGGATCTCGACCTCGTCCGCGCGGTGCATTTCCTGGGGTTCCGCGACGACGTCCCGGAGGTCACCGCCGCCCTCAGCGTGTCGGTCCTGCCTTCGATCGACTGCGACGCGTCATCGGCCGTCCTCAAGGAGGCCCTCGCCTGCGGCGTCCCCGCCGTGGCGACCTCGATCGGCGGAGCCACCGAGATCCTTCAG
This sequence is a window from Candidatus Polarisedimenticolia bacterium. Protein-coding genes within it:
- a CDS encoding glycosyltransferase family 4 protein, which codes for MKILQTNFHRGWGGQPARILMMSRSLAARGHQVTIAAPRGSLLAGRAREAGLPVFDAPAFRKPKLLHSALRDIAVMARHLKSERYDLIDAHGSQDLWTCVVARRLAGRTAPLVFTRHNTKRVVEHPANDWLYRRQVDHLIVASGSVLERYEPFFRSGALSRDRVSIVQSAYRSDRFHPGVDGGRVRAELGLAADAPLVGVVGRLVEDKGQDDFLRAAAIVLGRRPAARFVLVGTGPSEAALKDLAADLDLVRAVHFLGFRDDVPEVTAALSVSVLPSIDCDASSAVLKEALACGVPAVATSIGGATEILQDGRTGLIVPPRAPERLAGAILTLLDDRALARDMGKAGSLDVAARFTPDRLADGTLRAYEEAVRRFTA